GCGGCGCGAGTACGGTCGAGCGTGTGTCAGTGCCAACGAAGGCGTTCCGTGCTCTCCGACGGCGCCGGCACGGTCATGCTCCACCCCGGGTATTCATACGCACCGTTCGCTCGCTCGAAAGGCAGTTCACCCCATGACTGACACCCCTCCTCCCCCCGCGTCGTCGGCCGCACCGGCGCCGCTCAGCGAGGCCGAAGACCGCCAGTGGGCCTCGTTCGCGCACCTCGGCGGCATCATCGGCATCCTGCCGTCGCTCATCATCTTCCTGATCTTCAAGGACCGCGGAACCTTCACGCGTCAGGAGTCGAAAGAGGCCCTGAACTTCCAGATCACGATGGCCATCGCCCAGATCGCCGTGTTCATCCTGAACTCAATCCTCACCACAGTGACGTTCGGCCTCTGGGCGCTGATCGGCTGGATCTTCCCGCTCGGGCTCTGGGTGCTCTCGCTCATCTGGAGCATCATGGGCTTCCAGAAAGCGAAGGACGGCGTGGCCTACCGCTACCCGTTCGCGCTGCGCCTCATCAAGTAGGCGCCGCCTGACCGATCACACGACGAGGGGCTCGGCCGCAGGGCCGGGCCCCTCTCGCGTGCAGGGCACTGCTGGGTGTTTACTGGCCTCATGACTGACGTGCCTCCCCCGAGCTCGCCGTATGCCGCCCCGCCGCAGCCGATGCGGCCGGAAGACGAGAAACTCTGGGCCACCCTCATTCACATCGGCGGGATCTTCTTCGGATTCCTCCCCGCGCTGATCGGATACCTCGTGCTGAAGGACCGCGGTCCGTTCGTGCGCGACCACACGGCGACGGCGCTCAACTTCCAGCTCACGATGCTGATCGCGGCGATCGTTGGCAGCGTGTTGACGCTCGTGCTGGTGGGCTTCTTGATCTTGGTGGGGGTGTCGATCGCGATCCTCGTGCTGTCGATCCTCGCCGCAGTGGCCGCGAACCGCGGCCAGGCCTACACCTACCCGCTCGCGATTCGCTTCATCAAGAACTAAGCGCAGCGGTTACGCGGGCTCGGGCAGCAGCCGACGCACAACCGCGTCGGCGAGGAGGCGGCCGCGCGCCGTGAGCACGAGGCGGCCTGCGATGGCGAGGCGAGCATCCACGAGTTCGTCGGCGATGAGACCGGCGACCGCGGTGCGTCCGGGCGCATCGAGCGCGCTGACCGACAGGCCGAGGGCCGTGCGGGTCTCCAGCAGCACGCGCTCGACCCGCCGCGTCTCGGCGTCGAGCGTTTCGCGGCCCGCAGCCGGGCTCAGGGCAGACGCGAGGCGCTGCGCGTAGGCGGCCGGGTGCTTCACGTTCCACCAGCGCACGCCGCCGACGTGGCTGTGCGCGCCGGGACCGACGCCCCACCAATCCTCACCGGTCCAGTAGGCGAGATTGTGGCGCGAGCGATGAGCGTTGTCGCGCGCCCAGTTACTGACCTCGTACCAGGCGTATCCGGCCGAGGCGAGCCGTGCATCCAGGTGCTCGTACATGTCGGCGTGCAGGTCGTCATCGACCGGGGGCACCTCGCCGCGGGCGATCTGGCGAGCGAGCTTCGTGCCCTCCTCGACGATCAACGCGTAGGCGCTCAGGTGGTCGGGCTCCGTCGCGAGCGCCGCGTCGATGCTGCGGTCAAGGTCGGCGAGGCTCTCGCCGGGCGTGCCGAAGATCAGGTCGACGCTCACCTGCAGGCCCGCCGCACGCGCCTCGGCGACCCGCCGCGGCACGTTCTCGGGGTCGTGGGTGCGCTCGAGCGTCGCCAGCACGTGCGGGACCGCCGACTGCATGCCCAGGCTCACCCGGGTGAAACCCGCCTCGGCAAGCTCGGCGAGACCGCGCGCATCGATGGAGTCGGGGTTCGCCTCCGTCGTCACCTCCGCGCCGTCGGCGAGGCCGAAGGCGCCGCGCACGGCGTCGAGCATGCGGGCAAGGTCGCGCGTCGGCAGAAGGGTGGGGGTTCCGCCGCCGAAGAACACCGTGCTCGCGGGGCGGGGCGGAAGATCGGCCTCGGCGAGCACGCGGGTAGCAAGCTCGACCTCCGCGATTGCCTGCTCGGCGAAATCGGCCCGGGACGTTCCCCGCACCTCGTCGGCCGTGTAGGTGTTGAAGTCGCAGTATCCGCAGCGCACGCGGCAGTAGGGCACGTGCAGGTAGACGCCGAAGGCCCGGTCGGCGGCGCCGTCGGCGACGGTCGCCGGCAGGGCCCCGTCGTCGGGGGCCGGGTCGGCGAGGGGCAGGGCGCTGGGCATCACCACCATTCTCGCCGGTCTGGCGCCTGGCCGACGCCTGAAAGGATGGAGACGTGACCACGATTCTCTGGGACGTCGACGGAACCCTGCTGCTCAACTCGTTCACCGGCGGCGGCGAGCTCTACCACACCGCTGTCGAGCGGGCCGTGGGCCGCGAGCTCAGCCCGCCGCTCCCCCGCACCCACGGCAAGACCGACGGCCACATCCTCACCGACATCCTCGAGCACTTCGGCTTCGACGCGGCCGAGTGGCACGAGCGGGCTCGAGTCGCGCTCGACGAGCTGTCGGTCGAGCGCGCGGAGGCGGGCGATCGTCGAGAGATCGCGCCGGGCATCCGAGAGGCACTCGATCAGGCGGATGCCCGTGGCTGGGTCAACGCACTACTCACCGGCAACTCGGCCACCCGCTCCCGCGTCAAGCTCGACGGCTCGGGGCTCGGCGCCGACCGATTCGACTGGAACCGCTCGTTCTTCGGGGCGACCGCGCCCGAGCGCAGCGACATCACCCGGGCGGCGCGCGCCGCTCTGCCCGACGAAACCCTCGTGATCATCGGCGACACCCCGCGCGACGACGAGGCGGCGGTGGCAGCGGGCATCCCGTTCATCGCGGTGGCGACCGGGGTGTTCAGCGTCGAGGAACTGCGAGAGACGTCAGCGGTGCTCGTCGTGCCCACCATCGACGGGCACCTCGACGAGGTGATGGCGGCGATCGAGGCGCTGTAGCTGAGCTACGCGCCGAGCGCGCCGCCCACCGTCTGCACGAACCAGATCTGGTTCATGCGGTAGACCATCACCGCCACGGTGACCGCAACCACGCCCAAGATGATGGTCGCCCAGCGGGTGCGATCGATGAGCGCCCACACAACGCCGGCGACCACGAGCAGCAGCGCCACGATGAGGTAGAGCCACCACTCGACGATGTCGCCGGTCGGGTCGTTGCCGACGAGCGGCTGCACGATGCCGACGACGATCTGCGCAATGAGCAGTAGCGCGACGAGGGCGCTCCCGAGCACCGTCACGTCGTCGGGGCGACGCCCCATCGCGCCGAAGACCAGCGCGATCAGACCAACCAGCGTGGCGACGCCGATCTGCACGAAGCTGAACCACTCGATCACGGTGTACTCCTGGGCGGCGGGGGTCTGCGATGCGGGCTGTGCAGTGCGGGGGTCTACGGCTCCTGCGGGAACCCCGTCAGAATACGGCCCCGTCCCGCCTCAACGCTGAGCAACGCCACGAGACGGCCCTGCATGTCGACGGCGGCGACCGGGGAAGCGTCGGCGATGTCCAGGCCGTCGAGCTTCTTGCCGTGCGACAGATCCCGCGTCTGGTCGTCCGTGGTGTGGAGGACGGGGAACAGGCGGGCGGCGACCTCGGCGGGCGGCGCGAGGAGGGCTGGGGCGGACGCGTCCCCGCCCGCGGCGACAAGAGCATCCAGGGTGATCGTCGCATCGTCGTCAACTGTGAACGGGCCGACGCGGGTGCGGCGCAGGGCCGTCAGATGCCCGCCGACGCCGAGGGCGGTGCCGAGGTCGCGGGCGAGCGCGCGGATGTAGGTGCCCGACGAGCAATCGACGACCGCGTCGACGTCGACGGAGTCACTCGTTCGGCGAATGTCGAGCACGTCGAAGCGCGAGACGGTCACGCGACGCGAGGCCAGCGTGACCTCCTCGCCCGCGCGCACGCGGTCGTACGCGCGGCGACCGTCGACCTTGATCGCGCTGACCGCGCTCGGCACCTGGTCGAGCTCGCCGGTGAGGGAGGCGACCGCGGCGGCGATGCGGTCGTCGGTGGCGGCGGCGAGCGCGGCGGCCGACGCTCGCTCGCCGATCGCGTCACCCTCGGCGTCATCGGTCGTCGTGCTCTGGCCGAGGCGGATCGTCGTCGTGTACTGCTTGTCGAGACCCACGAGATAGGTGAGCAGGCGCGTCGCAGGGCCCGCGCCCAGCGTCAGCAGGCCGGTGGCCGCAGGGTCGAGGGTGCCGGCGTGGCCGACCTTGCGCGTACCGAGGGCGCGACGAGCGCGAGCGACCACGTCGTGGCTGGTGAGGCCGGCAGGCTTATCGACGAGCAGCAGGCCGGAGATCACGGAGTCAACGCTACCGGCTCGACCTAGCATGGGCGGATGCGCGTCATCGTGATCGGAGCCGGAGCCGTCGGCGGGGTGCTCGCCGCGCTCCTCCACCGCGCGGGGCACGTCGTCGCGGTGGTCGCGCGCGGTGAGCACGCGGCGGCGATCGCGGCCGACGGTCTTCACGTCGACGGGGGCTGGGGCAAGTGGCGCGCCCGCGTCTCGGTCGTGGGCGGCGACGCCGAGGCAGCCGACCTTCTCGTGCTCGCCACGAAAGCGCATGACTCCGCGGCGGCGCTCCCAGAGTGGGCCGGCCACGACGGCACTCCGGTGCTGGTGCTGCAAAACGGTCTGGGTGGCGAGCAGGCGGTTCGGGATGCGCTTCCGAACTCTCCCGTCGCCGTCGGCCTGGCGCTGTTCGCCGTGAGCCTCACCGGCCCCGGTCGCATCACCGTGACCGGGCCGAACGGTCTGACGCTCGGAGGTGAAGACGACGCCGTGGCGGTCACAGAGCCGGTCTTGCGCCATGCGCTTCCGGCGGAGCTCACCGTCACCGACGACATCCGCGGCGCACAGTTCACCAAGCTGCTCATCAACCAGGTCAATGCCCTACCCGCCATCACCGGGCTGAGCGTCCAGCAGACCATCGCCGATGACCGACTCCGCCGCGTTCTCACAAGCGGGATGGTCGAAACCGTCGCTGTCGGCGACGCCGAGGGCGTCTCGTGGGGCCCGATCGGGGGCGTGAATGCGGACGCCGTCGCGCGCATTCGAGAGCGAGGCCGTGTCGCCGCCGACGAGCTGGCGAGGCGCCTGGCCACAGGGATGGGGGACGTGCCGAACCCGGCATCCATGCTGCAGAGTATTCGCCGCGGTCGTGTGACCGAGGTCGATCAGATCAACGGTGTCATCGTCGCCCTCGGCGGTGCGCACGGCGTGCCCACGCCGGTGAACTCCGCGCTCGTTGCGCTCGTGCACGAGGTCGAACGCACCGGCGAGCACCTCAGCCCCGCGGACACCCTCGCCCGCCTCGCCCTCGCGCTCCCGTCAACAACTCAGGACTAACGCGCGGGCACCTCCCGCCCCGCTCGTCAACAACTCAGGACTAGCGCGCGCGAACGCGCCCGTAGAGGCGGGTGTCGCGTCGTGCCGGACCGTTAGTCCTGAGTTGTTGACACACTCAGCCGCGGATCGCGGCGACGGCGGCCCAGGCGAGCGCGCCGAACGCGACGCCCCACAGGATGATCGAGATGATCTGCCAGACGATGACCTTCTGCTTCGACGCGCCGATCCCCACCATGATTGACGACGTGATCTGGCTCGGCAGAATCCACTGACCGAGCAGGCTCACGCCGGGCACACCCCACTTGTCGAACGCTCGGGTGAAGCTCTGACGGCGGGGGCTCAGCGGCTTCTCGGCGTTCGTGAGCTTGTCGCGGGCGCCGCTCGTCGCGAGCACCACGATCGTCATGGATGCAATGTTCCCGGCGATGGCGGCCAGGATCGCGACGATTGGCGTCACCCCGACGACGATCCCGATCGGGCCCGCACCGTACGACTCGACGAACGGAATCGCTCCCGCCCCCATGACGGCGAGCCACTGCCACAGCGGGTCGACGGACGCGGTGAACTCTTGAATATCGGCAATCACGTGACTATCTCTCCTCAGGGTCAGCCTGCAACGTTACCGACACGAGGGTCACTCGCCATCCCCCGCGCGGGGGAACCCGCTCCCCCTCACGACCCATGTGTCAACAACTCAGGACTAACGCCGCCAGCGGCCGTGATCGCGCCGCGGCAGACCGCGTGATGGCGCGTTAGTCCTGAGTTGTTGACACCGGGTGGGGCGGGCGCGGGCGCCGCGGCGCGCGCTAGTCCTGAGTTGTTGACGCAGCAGAGAGCTAGAGCATCGACTTGGTGTGCCAGACCGTCTTCGTCTCGGTGAACGCGGTGATGCGCTCGAGCGCCGGGGCGGGAACGCCCGACACCGGGGCGAGCACGCGCTTGAGCGTCTCGGCCGCCGACAGCTGCAGGTCGACCCACTCGATGTCGGCGGCTCCGGCGAGGTCGAGCGCGTTCACGTCGGCGTGCGCGGCCAGCCACGGCGCCATTTCGGCGGGCGAGCCGGTCAACACGTTGATGACGCCACCCGGCACATCCGAGGTGGCGAGCACCTCCGCGAGGGTGATGGCCGACAGGGGCGCCTGCTGGTTCGGCACGACGACGACGGTGTTGCCCGACACGATGATCGGCGCGACGACGGCGGCGAGACCCAGCAGCGACGTTCCGACGCGCTGCTGCGGCGCGATCGCGGCGACGACGCCGGTCGGTTCGGGCACGGACAGGTTGAAGTACGGGCCCGCGACGGGGTTGCCGTTGCCCGCGACCTGCGCGTACTTGTCGGCCCAGCCGGCGTACCAGACCCACACGTCGATGGCGGCGTCGACCTGGGCGCCGGCGGCGGCCTCGGTCACCCCTTCGGTGCGGCTGATCTCGTCGATGAACTGCGCGCGACGACCCTCGAGCACCTCGGCGATGCGGTAGATGACCTGCCCGCGGTTGTACGCGGTGGCTCCGGCCCATCCCTTGACGGCCGCGCGAGCTGCCACGACGGCGTCGCGGGCGTCCTTCCTCGAGGCGAGCGCCGCGTTCGCGACGAACTCTCCGGCCGGCGTCGTCACCTCGTAGGTGCGCCCCGACTCGCTGCGCGGAAACTTTCCGCCGATGTAGAGCTTGTACGTCTTCGGCACGGCCAACCGGCTCACTTCGCCACCGCCTTCTTCGTCGTCTTTTTGCGTCCGCCGGAGGCGGCCGTGGTCGCGGATGCTGCGCTCGCCATGATCGCGGCGGGCGCCTCCCAGCCGGCCGATTCGAGGTAGGCGGCCAGGCCCTGGCGGCCGCCCTCGCGGCCGTAGCCCGACTCTTTGTAGCCGCCGAACGGCGACGCGGGGTCGAACTTGTTGAACGTGTTGGCCCAGACGACGCCGGCGCGCAGGCGGTCGGCGACGGCGAGCATGCGGGACGCCTTCTCGGTCCAGATACCGGCCGACAGGCCATACGGGGTGTTGTTGGCCTTCGCGATCGCTTCGTCGGGCGTGCGGAACGTCAAGACCGACAGCACGGGCCCGAAGATCTCTTCGCGGGCGATCGTGTGCGCGGCTGAGACGCGCGTGAAGATCGTCGGCCGGAACCAGAAGCCCTTCTCGGGAATCGTGCAGTCGAGCTGCCAGCGCTCGGCTCCCTCGTTCTCGCCGGTGTCGCTGAGCGTGCGAATGCGCTCGAGCTGCGCGGCAGAGTTGATCGCCCCGATGTCGGTGTTCTTGTCGAGGGGGTCGCCGAGACGCAGGGTTGACAGCCGGTACTTCAGCTTGTCGACGACCTCGTCGTGCACGTTTTCTTGCACGAGTAGGCGGCTTCCGGCGCAACAGACGTGGCCCTGGTTGAAGAAGATGCCATTGACGATGCCCTCCACGGCCTGGTCGATCGCGGCATCGTCGAAGACGATGTTCGCCGCCTTGCCGCCCAACTCGAGGGTGAGCTTTTTCGACGAGCCGGCGACCTGGCGCGCGATCATGCGGCCCACGCCGGTCGAGCCGGTGAAGGCGACCTTGTTGACGTCGTCGTGGGTGACGAGCGCCTGTCCGGTCGAGCCCGGGCCGGTGACGATGTTGACGACAC
The sequence above is a segment of the Microcella alkaliphila genome. Coding sequences within it:
- a CDS encoding DUF4870 domain-containing protein; this translates as MTDTPPPPASSAAPAPLSEAEDRQWASFAHLGGIIGILPSLIIFLIFKDRGTFTRQESKEALNFQITMAIAQIAVFILNSILTTVTFGLWALIGWIFPLGLWVLSLIWSIMGFQKAKDGVAYRYPFALRLIK
- a CDS encoding DUF4870 domain-containing protein — its product is MTDVPPPSSPYAAPPQPMRPEDEKLWATLIHIGGIFFGFLPALIGYLVLKDRGPFVRDHTATALNFQLTMLIAAIVGSVLTLVLVGFLILVGVSIAILVLSILAAVAANRGQAYTYPLAIRFIKN
- the hemW gene encoding radical SAM family heme chaperone HemW encodes the protein MPSALPLADPAPDDGALPATVADGAADRAFGVYLHVPYCRVRCGYCDFNTYTADEVRGTSRADFAEQAIAEVELATRVLAEADLPPRPASTVFFGGGTPTLLPTRDLARMLDAVRGAFGLADGAEVTTEANPDSIDARGLAELAEAGFTRVSLGMQSAVPHVLATLERTHDPENVPRRVAEARAAGLQVSVDLIFGTPGESLADLDRSIDAALATEPDHLSAYALIVEEGTKLARQIARGEVPPVDDDLHADMYEHLDARLASAGYAWYEVSNWARDNAHRSRHNLAYWTGEDWWGVGPGAHSHVGGVRWWNVKHPAAYAQRLASALSPAAGRETLDAETRRVERVLLETRTALGLSVSALDAPGRTAVAGLIADELVDARLAIAGRLVLTARGRLLADAVVRRLLPEPA
- a CDS encoding HAD family hydrolase, giving the protein MTTILWDVDGTLLLNSFTGGGELYHTAVERAVGRELSPPLPRTHGKTDGHILTDILEHFGFDAAEWHERARVALDELSVERAEAGDRREIAPGIREALDQADARGWVNALLTGNSATRSRVKLDGSGLGADRFDWNRSFFGATAPERSDITRAARAALPDETLVIIGDTPRDDEAAVAAGIPFIAVATGVFSVEELRETSAVLVVPTIDGHLDEVMAAIEAL
- the truB gene encoding tRNA pseudouridine(55) synthase TruB → MLGRAGSVDSVISGLLLVDKPAGLTSHDVVARARRALGTRKVGHAGTLDPAATGLLTLGAGPATRLLTYLVGLDKQYTTTIRLGQSTTTDDAEGDAIGERASAAALAAATDDRIAAAVASLTGELDQVPSAVSAIKVDGRRAYDRVRAGEEVTLASRRVTVSRFDVLDIRRTSDSVDVDAVVDCSSGTYIRALARDLGTALGVGGHLTALRRTRVGPFTVDDDATITLDALVAAGGDASAPALLAPPAEVAARLFPVLHTTDDQTRDLSHGKKLDGLDIADASPVAAVDMQGRLVALLSVEAGRGRILTGFPQEP
- a CDS encoding ketopantoate reductase family protein, with protein sequence MRVIVIGAGAVGGVLAALLHRAGHVVAVVARGEHAAAIAADGLHVDGGWGKWRARVSVVGGDAEAADLLVLATKAHDSAAALPEWAGHDGTPVLVLQNGLGGEQAVRDALPNSPVAVGLALFAVSLTGPGRITVTGPNGLTLGGEDDAVAVTEPVLRHALPAELTVTDDIRGAQFTKLLINQVNALPAITGLSVQQTIADDRLRRVLTSGMVETVAVGDAEGVSWGPIGGVNADAVARIRERGRVAADELARRLATGMGDVPNPASMLQSIRRGRVTEVDQINGVIVALGGAHGVPTPVNSALVALVHEVERTGEHLSPADTLARLALALPSTTQD
- a CDS encoding aldehyde dehydrogenase family protein; translation: MSRLAVPKTYKLYIGGKFPRSESGRTYEVTTPAGEFVANAALASRKDARDAVVAARAAVKGWAGATAYNRGQVIYRIAEVLEGRRAQFIDEISRTEGVTEAAAGAQVDAAIDVWVWYAGWADKYAQVAGNGNPVAGPYFNLSVPEPTGVVAAIAPQQRVGTSLLGLAAVVAPIIVSGNTVVVVPNQQAPLSAITLAEVLATSDVPGGVINVLTGSPAEMAPWLAAHADVNALDLAGAADIEWVDLQLSAAETLKRVLAPVSGVPAPALERITAFTETKTVWHTKSML
- a CDS encoding aldehyde dehydrogenase family protein: MSFLEYAPAPESTSILNLKSEYGLFIDGEFVDGSGEVFDTISPATEEVIARIAQADASDVDRAVAAARRAYDRTWSRMSGSDRGKYLFRIARLVQERSRELAVAESLDNGKPIRETRDVDVPLVAAWFFYYAGWADKLEYAGLGPNPRSLGVAAQVIPWNFPLLMLAWKIAPALAAGNTVVIKPAETTSLTAMLFAEILQQADLPAGVVNIVTGPGSTGQALVTHDDVNKVAFTGSTGVGRMIARQVAGSSKKLTLELGGKAANIVFDDAAIDQAVEGIVNGIFFNQGHVCCAGSRLLVQENVHDEVVDKLKYRLSTLRLGDPLDKNTDIGAINSAAQLERIRTLSDTGENEGAERWQLDCTIPEKGFWFRPTIFTRVSAAHTIAREEIFGPVLSVLTFRTPDEAIAKANNTPYGLSAGIWTEKASRMLAVADRLRAGVVWANTFNKFDPASPFGGYKESGYGREGGRQGLAAYLESAGWEAPAAIMASAASATTAASGGRKKTTKKAVAK